Proteins encoded by one window of Bactrocera oleae isolate idBacOlea1 chromosome 4, idBacOlea1, whole genome shotgun sequence:
- the LOC106623376 gene encoding UDP-glucosyltransferase 2, with product MEIKVLISIVILTTLMAADAAKILAVYVYPGKSHFMMHRVLISELVKHGHEVTMITAYTLAPLCLGSNYTEILIEPVYDYRKDGNADTGSNTIFDMSNNDITDFMNMMKAICMGSTEHALKQPKVQAIINAEQTHGVYDLLLVEQFYQDAFLALAHIYNVPVISTATFAKEHYMSQMFGVVTPWSYVPHGSLPLTDRMSFWQRIQNAYNIVNTDYSREFKYFPMVDALIAKYFGHLPIKFPSASAMDKNLSAILINNYTPLSTASPTMDNMINVGGMHIYPPKALPVELQTFLDEAEHGAIYFSLGSQVESKDMPAEKLRLFLDVFCSLQQRVLWKFENESITNLPSNVMVKKWLPQSDILAHPNVRAFIMHGGLLGTQEGVHYAVPMLGMPFYCDQHLNLKKAELGGYAVTMDFHTLTHESLKAGLQQLLHNSTYRDNIRRISKIFHDRPMGARETALFWIDYVIRHKGAPHLRAAGLDLKWYQFYLLDVVALCLAALLLMLSIAFVLAHWLLRSLGSKQQKQKLQ from the exons atg GAAATCAAAGTTCTTATTAGCATAGTAATACTAACAACACTAATGGCCGCTGATGCCGCCAAAATACTGGCGGTTTATGTATATCCGGGCAAAAGTCACTTTATGATGCATCGCGTGCTGATAAGCGAGTTGGTGAAGCATGGCCATGAG GTAACCATGATAACGGCTTACACGCTGGCGCCGCTATGTCTGGGCAGCAATTATACAGAAATACTCATTGAACCGGTTTACGATTATCGAAAGGATG GAAATGCTGACACTGGCAGCAACACAATATTCGATATGTCAAATAATGACATAACGGACTTTATGAATATGATGAAAGCAATCTGCATGGGCAGCACCGAACACGCGCTCAAACAGCCGAAGGTGCAAGCGATTATTAATGCCGAGCAAACACATGGAGTCTACGATCTCTTACTGGTCGAGCAGTTTTATCAGGATGCCTTCCTCGCTTTGGCGCATATTTATAATGTGCCGGTGATTAGCACTGCCACTTTCGCCAAGGAACATTATATGAGTCAAATGTTCGGCGTAGTAACGCCTTGGTCTTATGTACCACACGGTTCACTGCCACTCACAGATCGCATGAGCTTTTGGCAGCGTATACAGAATGCCTATAACATAGTAAACACTGATTACAGTCGCGAGTTTAAATACTTTCCGATGGTGGATGCGTTGATCGCGAAATATTTTGGACATTTGCCAA TTAAGTTTCCCAGCGCCTCCGCCATGGATAAGAATCTCTCCGCCATACTGATTAACAATTATACACCGCTATCAACTGCCAGTCCTACCATGGATAATATGATCAATGTGGGCGGCATGCATATATATCCACCCAAAGCACTTCCGGTTGAGTTGCAGACGTTTTTAGATGAAGCTGAGCATGGCGCCATCTACTTCAGCTTGGGCAGCCAAGTGGAGAGTAAGGATATGCCAGCTGAGAAATTGCGTCTGTTCCTCGATGTATTCTGCAGCTTGCAACAGCGTGTGCTGTGGAAGTTCGAGAATGAGAGCATCACAAATTTGCCATCAAATGTTATGGTGAAAAAGTGGTTGCCACAAAGTGATATATTGGCACACCCTAATGTGCGCGCATTCATCATGCATGGCGGTTTACTGGGCACACAGGAGGGTGTGCACTACGCAGTGCCTATGCTGGGCATGCCCTTCTACTGTGATCAG CACCTCAATTTGAAGAAAGCGGAGCTGGGCGGCTACGCAGTAACAATGGACTTTCACACGCTCACGCATGAGTCTTTGAAGGCTGGTCTGCAGCAATTGCTCCACAACAGCACATATCGTGACAACATTAGAAGGATATCAAAAATCTTCCACGATCGTCCAATGGGCGCACGTGAGACTGCGCTCTTTTGGATCGATTACGTCATACGTCACAAGGGCGCTCCACATTTGCGTGCTGCTGGCTTGGACTTGAAGTGGTATCAATTCTATTTGTTGGATGTGGTTGCTCTTTGTTTGGCTGCTTTATTATTAATGCTGAGCATTGCATTTGTATTAGCGCATTGGCTCCTAAGGAGTCTTGGTagtaagcaacaaaaacaaaaactgcagTAG
- the LOC106626153 gene encoding UDP-glucosyltransferase 2 isoform X1: MFFKHTKMLFALLALAVLVAQTPATDGAKILAVYTFPGKSHYMMHRVLISELLKHGHEVTMITALTLEPEKMGSNYTEILIEPVYDFWSEIYNTFGGKTVYDMRNELDLFMKMCILLGLSTTEHAMKQPKIQALINAKDTQGVYDLLLVEQFYQDAFLALAHVYNIPVISSATFGQQTFMSEMFGIITPWSYVPHGYLPLTEHMSFLERVHNTYTSLRMDLDREFTYFPKMDALVQKYFGHLPINFPSISEMNRNLSAILINNYTPLSSAGPTTDSMINVGGMHIYPPKPLPTDIQQFLDEAEHGAIYFSLGSQVQSKDMPMEKLRIFLNVFSQLKQRVLWKFENDSITNLPSNVMIKKWMPQSDILAHPNVRVFIAHGGLFGSQEAVYHAVPVLGMPFYCDQYLNLKKAEANGYAIMLDFQTLTSEQLKNSLQQMLHNSTYRDNIKRFSGIFHDRPMGPRETALYWIDYVIRHKGARHLRAAGLDLKWYQFYLLDVVALVVGAVAVALGVLVLLVRWILRRISGEQIKQKVN, translated from the exons atgttttttaagcaTACAAAAATGCTCTTCGCTCTACTGGCACTGGCAGTGCTGGTGGCACAAACGCCGGCAACCGATGGCGCCAAAATACTCGCCGTCTACACATTTCCGGGCAAGAGTCACTACATGATGCATCGTGTGCTGATAAGCGAGTTGTTGAAGCACGGACATGAG GTCACCATGATAACGGCACTAACGCTGGAACCAGAAAAAATGGGCAGCAATTACACGGAGATACTCATAGAGCCGGTTTATGACTTTTGGTCGGAAA TATACAACACATTCGGCGGTAAAACGGTCTATGACATGCGCAATGAATTAGATTTATTCATGAAAATGTGTATACTTCTGGGCCTCTCAACGACGGAGCATGCGATGAAACAACCGAAAATACAAGCGCTCATCAACGCCAAAGACACACAGGGTGTCTACGATCTCTTGCTAGTCGAACAATTCTATCAAGATGCATTCTTGGCTTTGGCGCATGTTTATAATATACCCGTTATAAGCTCGGCCACATTTGGACAACAAACGTTTATGAGTGAAATGTTTGGCATTATAACACCCTGGTCATACGTGCCACATGGCTATTTACCGCTCACAGAACATATGAGCTTTTTGGAGCGCGTACATAACACGTACACCTCATTGCGCATGGACTTGGACCGCGAGTTTACCTATTTTCCGAAAATGGACGCGTTGGTGCAGAAATACTTCGGACACCTGCCAA TTAACTTTCCCAGCATCTCCGAAATGAATAGGAATCTCTCAGCCATACTGATCAATAACTACACACCATTATCGTCAGCTGGACCCACGACCGACAGCATGATCAATGTCGGTGGCATGCATATCTACCCGCCGAAACCATTGCCCACCGATATACAGCAGTTCTTGGATGAGGCCGAACATGGCGCCATCTACTTCAGTTTGGGCAGTCAAGTGCAGAGCAAAGATATGCCTATGGAAAAGTTACGCATATTCCTCAACGTATTCAGTCAGCTAAAACAGCGTGTGTTGTGGAAATTTGAAAACGATAGCATTACGAATTTACCCTCAAATGTTATGATAAAAAAGTGGATGCCACAGAGTGATATCTTGGCACATCCTAATGTGCGTGTTTTTATCGCGCACGGCGGTCTCTTCGGCTCACAGGAAGCTGTCTACCATGCCGTGCCCGTACTTGGTATGCCTTTCTACTGCGATCAg TACCTTAATTTGAAAAAAGCCGAGGCCAATGGTTATGCCATCATGTTGGACTTCCAGACGCTTACAAGTGAGCAATTAAAGAATAGCCTCCAGCAAATGCTGCATAACAGCACATATCGTGACAATATTAAACGCTTCTCGGGCATTTTTCACGATCGGCCCATGGGTCCACGTGAGACTGCGCTCTACTGGATCGATTACGTCATACGTCACAAGGGTGCGCGTCACTTGCGCGCTGCCGGCTTGGACTTAAAGTGGTACCAATTTTATTTGCTGGATGTGGTCGCTTTGGTCGTTGGTGCCGTTGCTGTTGCTCTTGGAGTTCTTGTTTTATTGGTGCGCTGGATCTTGCGGCGAATCAGCGGTGAACAGATCAAGCAGAAAGTTAATTAG
- the LOC106626153 gene encoding UDP-glucosyltransferase 2 isoform X2, with amino-acid sequence MHTKMLFALLALAVLVAQTPATDGAKILAVYTFPGKSHYMMHRVLISELLKHGHEVTMITALTLEPEKMGSNYTEILIEPVYDFWSEIYNTFGGKTVYDMRNELDLFMKMCILLGLSTTEHAMKQPKIQALINAKDTQGVYDLLLVEQFYQDAFLALAHVYNIPVISSATFGQQTFMSEMFGIITPWSYVPHGYLPLTEHMSFLERVHNTYTSLRMDLDREFTYFPKMDALVQKYFGHLPINFPSISEMNRNLSAILINNYTPLSSAGPTTDSMINVGGMHIYPPKPLPTDIQQFLDEAEHGAIYFSLGSQVQSKDMPMEKLRIFLNVFSQLKQRVLWKFENDSITNLPSNVMIKKWMPQSDILAHPNVRVFIAHGGLFGSQEAVYHAVPVLGMPFYCDQYLNLKKAEANGYAIMLDFQTLTSEQLKNSLQQMLHNSTYRDNIKRFSGIFHDRPMGPRETALYWIDYVIRHKGARHLRAAGLDLKWYQFYLLDVVALVVGAVAVALGVLVLLVRWILRRISGEQIKQKVN; translated from the exons ATG caTACAAAAATGCTCTTCGCTCTACTGGCACTGGCAGTGCTGGTGGCACAAACGCCGGCAACCGATGGCGCCAAAATACTCGCCGTCTACACATTTCCGGGCAAGAGTCACTACATGATGCATCGTGTGCTGATAAGCGAGTTGTTGAAGCACGGACATGAG GTCACCATGATAACGGCACTAACGCTGGAACCAGAAAAAATGGGCAGCAATTACACGGAGATACTCATAGAGCCGGTTTATGACTTTTGGTCGGAAA TATACAACACATTCGGCGGTAAAACGGTCTATGACATGCGCAATGAATTAGATTTATTCATGAAAATGTGTATACTTCTGGGCCTCTCAACGACGGAGCATGCGATGAAACAACCGAAAATACAAGCGCTCATCAACGCCAAAGACACACAGGGTGTCTACGATCTCTTGCTAGTCGAACAATTCTATCAAGATGCATTCTTGGCTTTGGCGCATGTTTATAATATACCCGTTATAAGCTCGGCCACATTTGGACAACAAACGTTTATGAGTGAAATGTTTGGCATTATAACACCCTGGTCATACGTGCCACATGGCTATTTACCGCTCACAGAACATATGAGCTTTTTGGAGCGCGTACATAACACGTACACCTCATTGCGCATGGACTTGGACCGCGAGTTTACCTATTTTCCGAAAATGGACGCGTTGGTGCAGAAATACTTCGGACACCTGCCAA TTAACTTTCCCAGCATCTCCGAAATGAATAGGAATCTCTCAGCCATACTGATCAATAACTACACACCATTATCGTCAGCTGGACCCACGACCGACAGCATGATCAATGTCGGTGGCATGCATATCTACCCGCCGAAACCATTGCCCACCGATATACAGCAGTTCTTGGATGAGGCCGAACATGGCGCCATCTACTTCAGTTTGGGCAGTCAAGTGCAGAGCAAAGATATGCCTATGGAAAAGTTACGCATATTCCTCAACGTATTCAGTCAGCTAAAACAGCGTGTGTTGTGGAAATTTGAAAACGATAGCATTACGAATTTACCCTCAAATGTTATGATAAAAAAGTGGATGCCACAGAGTGATATCTTGGCACATCCTAATGTGCGTGTTTTTATCGCGCACGGCGGTCTCTTCGGCTCACAGGAAGCTGTCTACCATGCCGTGCCCGTACTTGGTATGCCTTTCTACTGCGATCAg TACCTTAATTTGAAAAAAGCCGAGGCCAATGGTTATGCCATCATGTTGGACTTCCAGACGCTTACAAGTGAGCAATTAAAGAATAGCCTCCAGCAAATGCTGCATAACAGCACATATCGTGACAATATTAAACGCTTCTCGGGCATTTTTCACGATCGGCCCATGGGTCCACGTGAGACTGCGCTCTACTGGATCGATTACGTCATACGTCACAAGGGTGCGCGTCACTTGCGCGCTGCCGGCTTGGACTTAAAGTGGTACCAATTTTATTTGCTGGATGTGGTCGCTTTGGTCGTTGGTGCCGTTGCTGTTGCTCTTGGAGTTCTTGTTTTATTGGTGCGCTGGATCTTGCGGCGAATCAGCGGTGAACAGATCAAGCAGAAAGTTAATTAG